The Nitrospira sp. KM1 genome includes a window with the following:
- a CDS encoding PstS family phosphate ABC transporter substrate-binding protein translates to MSRPQVTIALLVILMGLVTTLPMVSAQLKPDIDANIPAYQPVAPISGHLLIVGSETMKPLSEAWIADMRAYYPLLTGSVQSGGSEEGLALLFEGKAPVAAMSRKMRSQEIVDFKREFGYEPTEVPVGIDALAVYVHKDNKLPGLTLAELDALFSDERRRGLSYNLHRWTEFLLEGDYQEASIKLYSPNRLSGTTTFFREHVCNDAPFKKRVEIKAGPASVVMAVAQDRYGIGFGGIGYRTSDVRPVPIASVAGGRYIEPTFQSAMEGSYPLRRPLYLYINRAPKSTLSPAVAEFVKLALSYQGQQVVLAKGYYPLPTSDISRLRATWAPPIRAAAEDGPPKLRD, encoded by the coding sequence ATGAGCAGGCCACAGGTCACCATAGCACTCCTTGTCATCCTCATGGGCTTAGTCACAACCTTGCCTATGGTGTCTGCGCAATTAAAGCCGGACATAGACGCGAATATTCCCGCTTATCAACCTGTTGCCCCGATATCGGGGCACCTGCTGATTGTCGGCTCGGAAACGATGAAACCTTTAAGCGAAGCTTGGATCGCCGATATGCGAGCGTATTACCCGCTACTGACCGGGTCAGTTCAGAGCGGTGGATCGGAAGAAGGTCTGGCGCTACTCTTCGAAGGAAAGGCACCGGTCGCCGCCATGTCGAGAAAAATGCGATCTCAAGAGATCGTGGACTTTAAGAGAGAATTTGGATATGAACCGACGGAAGTGCCCGTGGGCATCGATGCACTGGCCGTCTATGTTCACAAGGATAACAAGTTGCCTGGCCTCACCCTAGCCGAACTTGACGCGCTGTTCTCCGACGAGAGGCGTCGAGGCCTTTCATATAATCTGCATCGTTGGACTGAGTTTTTGCTGGAAGGAGATTATCAAGAAGCATCAATTAAGCTTTATAGTCCAAATCGTCTTTCCGGTACGACCACGTTTTTTCGCGAACACGTCTGTAACGATGCGCCTTTCAAAAAACGGGTGGAAATCAAGGCAGGCCCGGCCTCGGTTGTGATGGCGGTGGCGCAGGATCGATACGGCATCGGATTTGGGGGAATCGGCTATCGGACGTCTGATGTACGTCCGGTACCGATCGCTTCGGTGGCCGGGGGACGGTACATCGAGCCCACATTTCAATCGGCAATGGAGGGGTCCTATCCGCTCCGTAGACCGCTCTACCTGTATATCAATCGGGCTCCTAAAAGCACTCTGTCCCCTGCCGTCGCTGAATTCGTGAAGCTGGCTTTGAGCTATCAAGGGCAGCAGGTGGTACTGGCCAAAGGGTATTACCCCCTTCCCACCTCCGACATCTCAAGACTGAGGGCGACATGGGCTCCTCCGATTCGTGCTGCTGCAGAAGACGGACCGCCAAAACTTCGTGACTGA
- a CDS encoding response regulator transcription factor, giving the protein MAATKGTILIITNSESSRSSLTRIFRECGYEVLAASNARTLETIQQDSLALVVADRQVCTVDKLRMHKALRTMPIISVGAQARTYSEDEYIDDLERGADLVLFNQTTRELVARVRAILRRKESSLHPIASCQAGGVQMDLDRHEVRVNGKLVKLTPKEFQILRCFLESPSRLFSRQDMLNCVWGEGYALEQHALDVHICSLRQKIEDNPAKPKLILTVRGIGYKLRSGV; this is encoded by the coding sequence ATGGCGGCAACGAAGGGCACGATTCTGATTATTACGAACAGCGAATCTTCTCGATCCTCTCTCACAAGAATTTTTAGAGAATGCGGCTATGAGGTTTTGGCAGCATCCAATGCACGCACCCTCGAGACCATTCAACAGGATTCTCTCGCGTTAGTCGTAGCGGATCGCCAGGTCTGCACGGTGGACAAATTGCGCATGCATAAAGCGCTGAGAACCATGCCCATCATTTCCGTCGGCGCTCAAGCCCGGACCTATAGCGAAGACGAGTACATCGATGATTTGGAACGTGGTGCGGATCTTGTGCTCTTTAATCAAACCACCAGGGAACTCGTTGCACGCGTACGGGCTATTCTTCGTCGAAAGGAATCCTCGCTTCATCCAATTGCTTCATGTCAAGCAGGCGGGGTGCAAATGGATCTCGATCGGCATGAGGTTCGAGTGAACGGGAAACTGGTGAAGTTGACGCCAAAGGAGTTTCAAATCCTCCGGTGTTTCCTCGAGTCGCCGAGCCGTCTCTTTTCCCGTCAAGATATGCTGAACTGTGTGTGGGGAGAAGGATACGCATTGGAACAGCATGCCCTTGATGTTCACATTTGCTCTCTTCGCCAAAAGATCGAAGACAATCCTGCCAAGCCCAAACTCATCCTCACGGTGCGTGGCATCGGGTATAAGCTGAGAAGTGGCGTCTGA